From the Deinococcus sp. YIM 134068 genome, one window contains:
- a CDS encoding acylphosphatase, which produces MRLTALVIGSVQGVGYRRYVQRYARDLNLSGSAENLLDGRVEVVAEGAPADLERLLHWLRRGPPHARVEEVQVQYSEATGLRDFHTY; this is translated from the coding sequence ATGCGTCTTACCGCACTCGTCATCGGCTCCGTTCAGGGCGTCGGCTACCGCCGCTATGTCCAGCGTTACGCCCGCGACCTGAACCTCAGCGGCAGCGCCGAGAACCTGCTCGACGGTCGCGTGGAGGTGGTGGCGGAGGGCGCTCCCGCCGACCTCGAACGCCTCCTCCACTGGCTGCGGCGCGGCCCCCCCCACGCCCGCGTGGAAGAAGTGCAGGTGCAGTACAGCGAGGCGACAGGGTTGCGGGACTTTCACACGTATTGA
- a CDS encoding ArsB/NhaD family transporter has protein sequence MTEANHPTLPETLGLSLGEGTLTGIAIALFVLTYVLILLEKYVHRTVAALLGACAVMVLGLLTPEQAWGSIDFNTIFLLFGMMNIVNVLSRSGFFDLVARRAMVLTRGEPVRVLWIFSLLTAVFSAFLDNVTTVLFMAPVVVTVVTRLGLRPLPYLIAVVLASNTGGTATLVGDPPNIIIGSVAGKGFGEFLTNVAPYAALATLVGIALMHLLMRVRGDLAGGDSGERLRQVLTDPTPIQTNPKLMRQALWVFAVTLLLFIVGHPIGLEAGLVALTTSTFLFLIADLSPVELFERVEWATLLFFMGLFIVVGALEHVGIFERVATTLTTTIGGDIGLGILLVGFSSAIISGFVDNIPFTISMASVLRELQETLGARMDPLWWALSLGACLGGNLTLIGASANIVVADIAAREGHPISFGAFIRYATPVALVTVALAVGLYYLVFRLTGAGT, from the coding sequence ATGACTGAAGCAAACCACCCTACCCTCCCCGAAACCCTCGGTCTCTCGCTCGGCGAGGGCACCCTCACCGGGATTGCCATTGCCCTGTTCGTCCTCACCTACGTCCTGATCCTGCTGGAGAAGTACGTTCACCGCACCGTCGCCGCCCTGCTGGGGGCCTGCGCCGTCATGGTGCTGGGGCTGCTCACCCCCGAACAGGCCTGGGGCAGCATCGACTTCAACACCATCTTCCTGCTCTTCGGCATGATGAACATCGTCAACGTCCTGAGCCGCAGCGGCTTTTTCGACCTCGTGGCCCGCCGGGCGATGGTCCTCACGCGCGGCGAACCCGTGCGCGTGCTGTGGATTTTCAGCCTCCTGACCGCCGTCTTCAGCGCCTTTCTCGACAACGTGACCACCGTGCTGTTCATGGCCCCGGTGGTCGTCACCGTCGTGACCCGGCTGGGCCTGAGACCGCTGCCCTACCTGATCGCGGTCGTGCTGGCGAGCAACACCGGCGGCACCGCCACGCTGGTGGGCGACCCCCCCAATATCATCATCGGTTCTGTGGCGGGCAAGGGATTCGGAGAGTTCCTGACAAATGTGGCTCCGTATGCGGCACTTGCCACCCTCGTAGGCATAGCGCTGATGCACCTGTTGATGCGGGTCCGGGGCGACCTGGCGGGCGGCGACTCGGGCGAGCGGCTGCGACAGGTCCTGACCGACCCCACGCCCATCCAGACGAACCCGAAGCTGATGCGTCAGGCGCTGTGGGTCTTCGCGGTGACGCTGCTGCTGTTTATCGTCGGGCACCCCATCGGGCTGGAGGCGGGATTGGTCGCCCTGACCACCAGCACCTTCCTGTTCCTGATCGCCGACCTCTCCCCGGTCGAGCTGTTCGAGCGGGTGGAGTGGGCGACCCTGCTGTTCTTCATGGGCCTCTTTATCGTGGTGGGGGCGCTGGAGCACGTCGGCATCTTCGAGCGGGTGGCGACCACCCTGACGACGACCATCGGCGGGGACATCGGGCTGGGCATCCTGCTGGTGGGCTTTTCCAGCGCGATCATCAGCGGCTTCGTGGACAACATCCCCTTCACCATCAGCATGGCGAGCGTGCTGCGGGAGTTGCAGGAGACGCTGGGGGCACGGATGGACCCGCTGTGGTGGGCCTTGTCGCTGGGGGCCTGCCTGGGCGGCAACCTGACCCTGATCGGCGCGTCGGCCAACATCGTCGTCGCGGACATCGCCGCCCGCGAGGGGCACCCCATCAGCTTCGGGGCCTTCATTCGCTACGCCACGCCGGTCGCCCTGGTGACCGTGGCCCTCGCGGTGGGCCTGTACTACCTCGTCTTCCGGCTGACCGGGGCGGGAACTTGA
- a CDS encoding FRG domain-containing protein translates to MAEIRVGSWLELYEVLHEEAWNPRLRRFRSPFVFRGQGADAKLTSSLQRLEGETREIERHLLRNFRKYAHRNGVDRDLSWYWLALGQHHGLPTRLLDWTSSPLVAQHFATAEEELFGEDGVIWMVNYVETNKFLPLPLRGLLEQEGGHVFTVDMLTASARRRGQAEDEPTFDLGWLEELEREAEQPFLLFLEPPSLDERIVQQAALFSLLSNPDTPLDDWLALRPGLARKIIVPAELKWEVRDKLDQSGINERTLFPDLGGLSRSLRRYYRLRKDAPPSPEEPQPEDEMQRQG, encoded by the coding sequence ATGGCGGAAATCCGGGTGGGGTCGTGGCTGGAGCTGTACGAGGTGCTGCACGAGGAGGCGTGGAATCCGCGCCTGCGCCGCTTCCGGTCGCCGTTCGTGTTCCGGGGGCAGGGAGCCGACGCCAAGCTCACGTCCTCGCTGCAACGGCTGGAGGGCGAGACGCGCGAGATCGAGCGCCACCTGCTGCGGAACTTCCGCAAGTACGCCCACCGCAACGGCGTGGACCGTGACCTGTCGTGGTACTGGCTGGCGCTGGGGCAGCACCACGGGTTGCCGACGCGGCTGCTCGACTGGACCTCCTCGCCGCTCGTGGCCCAGCACTTCGCCACCGCCGAGGAGGAACTGTTCGGGGAGGACGGCGTGATCTGGATGGTCAACTACGTGGAGACGAACAAGTTCCTGCCCCTGCCCCTGCGCGGGCTGCTGGAGCAGGAGGGCGGGCACGTCTTCACGGTGGATATGCTCACCGCCTCCGCACGGCGTCGGGGGCAGGCCGAGGACGAACCGACCTTCGACCTCGGCTGGCTGGAGGAGCTGGAGCGCGAGGCGGAGCAGCCCTTCCTCCTCTTTCTGGAGCCGCCCTCGCTCGACGAGCGCATCGTGCAGCAGGCGGCGCTGTTCTCGCTGCTGTCCAACCCGGACACGCCCCTCGACGACTGGCTTGCCCTGCGCCCCGGCCTCGCGCGCAAGATCATCGTGCCCGCCGAGTTGAAGTGGGAGGTGCGCGACAAGCTCGACCAGTCGGGCATCAACGAGCGCACCCTCTTCCCCGACCTCGGCGGCCTGAGCCGCTCGCTGCGGCGCTACTACCGCCTGAGAAAGGACGCGCCCCCCAGCCCCGAGGAGCCGCAGCCGGAGGACGAGATGCAGCGGCAGGGGTGA
- the purH gene encoding bifunctional phosphoribosylaminoimidazolecarboxamide formyltransferase/IMP cyclohydrolase encodes MARRALISVSDKTGVEDFARALVERGWEVLSTGGTLATLHAAGVPATAVSDVTGFPEILDGRVKTLHPSVHGGILARREAGHLAELAAHGIGTIDLVCVNLYPFRETVARGAAFEEAVENIDIGGPAMIRAAAKNHAGVLVLVDPADYSLALQDEVPETDRRRLAAKAYRHTSEYDAAITAYLEGTDGTEALPERLTLNLSRVASVRYGENPHQPGAVYRVGNERGPVLDARVVAGKPMSFNNYADADAAWALASELAVQEDQPAGTRAVCVAVKHANPCGVAVADTVRAAWEQARDADTLSVFGGVVAVSRPVDLVAAQAMRGTFLEVLIAPEVSPEAVEWFAAKKPDLRVLVAAPDANPGPLDVRPLAGGFAVQQRDTRPWDDLCPEVVTTREPTEQEWLDLRFAWAVVKHARSNAVVLARNGVTVGLGAGAVSRIWAAERAVANAGERARGAVLASEAFFPFDDVVRLAAGAGVTAVLQPGGAKRDPEVIAAANDLGVSMVFTGSRHFRH; translated from the coding sequence ATGGCAAGACGGGCGCTGATCTCGGTGAGCGACAAGACGGGCGTGGAGGACTTCGCGCGGGCGCTGGTGGAGCGCGGCTGGGAGGTGCTGAGCACGGGCGGCACCCTTGCCACCCTGCACGCGGCGGGCGTGCCCGCAACGGCGGTGAGCGACGTGACGGGCTTCCCCGAGATTCTGGATGGGCGGGTTAAGACGCTCCACCCGAGCGTCCACGGCGGCATCCTCGCCCGGCGGGAGGCGGGGCACCTCGCTGAACTCGCCGCGCACGGCATCGGGACCATCGACCTCGTGTGCGTGAACCTCTACCCCTTCCGGGAGACGGTGGCGCGCGGGGCCGCGTTCGAGGAGGCCGTCGAGAACATCGACATCGGCGGCCCGGCGATGATCCGCGCGGCGGCGAAGAACCACGCGGGCGTCTTGGTCCTCGTGGACCCCGCCGACTATTCCCTCGCCCTACAGGATGAGGTCCCGGAGACCGACCGCCGCCGCCTCGCCGCGAAGGCCTACCGCCACACCTCGGAGTACGACGCGGCGATCACGGCCTATCTGGAGGGCACGGACGGGACGGAGGCGCTGCCCGAACGTCTCACCCTCAACCTCTCGCGGGTGGCGAGCGTGCGCTACGGCGAGAATCCCCACCAGCCGGGAGCGGTGTACCGGGTCGGGAACGAGCGCGGCCCGGTGCTCGACGCCCGCGTGGTCGCCGGAAAGCCCATGAGCTTCAACAACTACGCGGATGCGGACGCGGCCTGGGCGCTCGCCTCGGAACTGGCGGTGCAGGAGGACCAGCCCGCCGGGACGCGCGCCGTCTGCGTGGCCGTCAAGCACGCCAACCCCTGCGGCGTGGCCGTGGCGGACACGGTGCGGGCCGCCTGGGAGCAGGCCCGCGACGCCGACACCCTCAGCGTCTTCGGCGGCGTGGTCGCGGTGAGTCGCCCGGTGGACCTCGTGGCGGCCCAGGCGATGCGCGGCACCTTCCTCGAAGTCCTGATCGCCCCCGAGGTCAGCCCTGAGGCGGTGGAGTGGTTCGCCGCCAAGAAACCCGACCTGCGCGTCCTCGTCGCCGCGCCGGACGCGAATCCCGGCCCGCTGGACGTGCGTCCCCTCGCCGGGGGTTTCGCCGTCCAGCAGCGCGACACCCGCCCCTGGGACGACCTGTGCCCGGAGGTCGTGACGACCCGCGAGCCGACGGAGCAGGAGTGGCTCGACCTGCGCTTCGCCTGGGCCGTCGTGAAGCACGCGCGCTCCAACGCGGTGGTCCTCGCCCGGAACGGCGTGACGGTCGGCCTCGGTGCCGGGGCGGTGAGCCGCATCTGGGCCGCCGAGCGGGCGGTGGCGAACGCGGGCGAGCGGGCACGCGGCGCGGTCCTCGCCTCCGAGGCGTTCTTCCCCTTCGACGACGTGGTGCGTCTCGCGGCGGGGGCGGGCGTGACCGCCGTGCTGCAACCGGGCGGGGCCAAACGCGACCCCGAAGTGATCGCCGCCGCCAACGACCTCGGCGTGAGCATGGTGTTCACGGGGTCGCGGCACTTCCGGCATTGA
- a CDS encoding bifunctional 5,10-methylenetetrahydrofolate dehydrogenase/5,10-methenyltetrahydrofolate cyclohydrolase: MTDHQSHPLLGKPLADEVTRGVRAALAGWSFQPHLVSVLASDDPASRVYVESKARRAGRLGVRFTGRDLGPQATQEDLHAALRDLSAQEDVHGVMLELPLAPGLDADAALLHLAPRKDVEGLTPANLALIAAGREPEALLPPTPRSVRFLLRQALGDDLRGRRIAVIGPGRTVGRPLTFMLNNRGVTVTLCNEHTRDLGDVLAGQDGVVVAVGRAGLLRPEHVRPHHIVIDAGINVTAGGVVGDALPDLPVRAQTPVPGGVGPLTSALMYQNLVRAVRLQRGEPVE, from the coding sequence ATGACCGACCACCAATCCCACCCTCTCCTCGGCAAGCCGCTGGCAGACGAGGTGACGCGCGGCGTGCGGGCGGCCCTCGCCGGGTGGAGCTTTCAGCCGCATCTCGTGAGCGTCCTCGCCTCCGACGACCCGGCCTCGCGCGTGTACGTGGAGAGCAAGGCGCGGCGGGCCGGTCGCCTCGGCGTGCGCTTCACGGGGCGCGACCTGGGGCCGCAGGCGACGCAGGAGGACCTGCACGCGGCCCTGCGCGACCTCTCCGCGCAGGAGGACGTTCACGGCGTCATGCTGGAACTCCCGCTCGCGCCCGGCCTGGATGCCGACGCGGCGCTGCTCCACCTCGCCCCGCGCAAGGACGTGGAGGGCCTGACGCCCGCCAACCTCGCCCTCATCGCGGCGGGCCGGGAGCCGGAGGCGCTGTTGCCGCCCACCCCCCGGAGCGTGCGCTTCCTGCTGCGGCAGGCGCTGGGCGACGATCTGCGCGGACGCCGGATCGCCGTGATCGGGCCGGGGCGCACTGTGGGCCGCCCGCTGACCTTCATGCTCAACAACCGGGGCGTGACCGTCACCCTCTGCAACGAACACACCCGCGACCTCGGGGACGTTCTGGCGGGGCAGGATGGAGTGGTCGTCGCCGTGGGTCGCGCTGGGCTGCTCCGCCCCGAACATGTCCGGCCCCATCACATCGTCATCGACGCGGGCATCAACGTCACGGCGGGCGGGGTGGTCGGCGACGCCCTGCCGGACCTGCCCGTTCGTGCCCAGACGCCCGTGCCGGGGGGCGTCGGTCCCCTCACGAGCGCGTTGATGTATCAGAACCTCGTGCGGGCGGTGCGGCTCCAGCGCGGCGAGCCGGTGGAGTAG
- a CDS encoding glycosyltransferase family 2 protein encodes MTNLLSVVDVIGLLLFSLYAVQHVLSALQPRPKPPTAASGVHLTFLIPALNESAVIAATLDNLRDTVPDARIVVIDDASDDGTDRLVARAAGRDPNITLLRREFPEARQNKGRAMNWAVARLIGDSPLKGSDLSHEVFVVLDADGRVGPDFAPQVRGAFADPRVMAAQGWMRFRQTGAPAGRRGLWARMLLFQQDLETFIVGHIQRLRALGGAVSLTGNGQCMRASYVADQLARGVQPWPDVLLEDFASAAEVRLHDPSHRIALLTAHVSQQGMVELSPFVRQRTRWTQGAMQCLAYLPRLWRRPVHPVTRLDFSYFILVPWLNPLLLLSILSHPLRRLFGWEGLALPGWVGVVLTVLPLGIQLNWALRYRAERGLGWWAVPYTLLSLPVYSAALFLSMPRAYYNHFTGRRAWYKSVRHDDRAPVEPDPGPARREGTGNLTSGD; translated from the coding sequence TTGACGAACCTTCTCTCTGTGGTGGACGTGATCGGGCTGCTGCTCTTCTCGCTGTACGCGGTGCAGCACGTCCTCAGCGCCCTCCAGCCGCGCCCGAAGCCGCCCACGGCAGCCTCGGGCGTTCACCTGACGTTCCTGATTCCCGCCCTGAACGAATCGGCGGTGATCGCCGCGACCCTGGACAACCTGCGCGATACCGTGCCGGACGCCCGCATCGTGGTGATCGACGACGCCTCCGACGACGGCACCGACCGCCTCGTGGCCCGCGCCGCCGGGCGTGACCCGAACATCACGCTGCTGCGCCGGGAGTTCCCGGAGGCCCGGCAGAACAAGGGCCGGGCGATGAACTGGGCGGTCGCCCGGCTGATCGGCGACTCCCCCCTGAAGGGCAGCGACTTGAGCCATGAGGTCTTCGTGGTCCTCGACGCCGACGGGCGGGTGGGGCCGGACTTCGCGCCGCAGGTGCGCGGGGCCTTCGCCGACCCGCGCGTGATGGCGGCGCAGGGCTGGATGCGCTTCCGGCAGACGGGCGCTCCCGCCGGGCGGCGCGGCCTGTGGGCGCGGATGCTGCTCTTCCAGCAGGATTTGGAGACCTTCATCGTCGGCCATATCCAGCGGCTGCGGGCGCTCGGCGGCGCGGTGTCGCTGACGGGCAACGGCCAGTGCATGCGCGCGAGCTACGTGGCCGATCAACTGGCGCGCGGGGTGCAGCCCTGGCCGGACGTGCTGCTGGAGGACTTCGCCAGCGCCGCCGAGGTGCGGCTGCACGACCCCTCGCACCGCATCGCCCTGCTGACGGCGCACGTGAGCCAGCAGGGGATGGTGGAGCTGTCCCCCTTCGTGCGGCAGCGGACGCGCTGGACGCAGGGGGCGATGCAGTGTCTGGCCTACCTGCCCCGGCTGTGGCGGCGGCCCGTCCACCCGGTCACGCGGCTGGACTTCTCGTACTTCATCCTCGTGCCGTGGCTCAATCCCCTGCTGCTGCTGAGCATCCTGAGCCACCCGCTGCGCCGCCTCTTCGGCTGGGAGGGCCTCGCGCTGCCCGGCTGGGTGGGCGTGGTCCTGACGGTGCTGCCGCTGGGCATCCAGCTCAACTGGGCGCTACGCTACCGCGCCGAGCGGGGCCTGGGCTGGTGGGCGGTGCCGTACACCCTCCTCAGCCTGCCGGTCTACAGCGCCGCCCTGTTCCTGAGCATGCCCCGCGCCTACTACAACCACTTCACCGGGCGACGCGCGTGGTACAAGAGCGTCCGCCACGACGACCGCGCCCCCGTAGAGCCGGACCCCGGCCCGGCCCGCCGCGAGGGAACGGGGAACCTGACCTCGGGCGACTGA
- a CDS encoding ADP-ribosylglycohydrolase family protein, translating into MTDPHLHTLLSLTAADALGAATEFKTPEAIRARYGETFTEYQPGSVFGFAPGEGTDDSQMTVATLLGYARGGGLEGVRLALHAWLDAGPPDVGSLTRSALHFDSLDGGARAWTASGFESAGNGGLMRVAAVWVAGLTTGALARESAAVTALTHADPRCVHASVFLTAFLEALDTGAAYRDAAEAALRVMDGLDALATLRDAELLGLDTREAHAAFKERDRAARAGVRARVRSGLEGHVTSQSGFVLDTLEASVAHARGTDWLACVEPVVLRGDDSDTVACVVGAIVGARGLSLPDHLLPPLRLGHTWPGWERHWACVTHFPAVVAGARHRPPA; encoded by the coding sequence GTGACCGACCCCCACCTCCACACCCTCCTGTCCCTGACCGCCGCCGACGCGCTGGGGGCGGCGACGGAGTTCAAGACGCCGGAGGCCATTCGCGCCCGCTACGGCGAGACCTTCACCGAGTACCAGCCCGGCAGCGTCTTCGGCTTCGCGCCCGGCGAGGGCACCGACGACAGCCAGATGACCGTGGCGACCCTGCTGGGCTACGCGCGGGGCGGCGGGCTGGAAGGGGTGCGGCTCGCCCTGCATGCATGGCTGGACGCCGGGCCGCCCGACGTGGGCAGCCTCACCCGCTCGGCCCTGCACTTCGATTCGCTCGACGGGGGCGCGCGGGCCTGGACGGCGAGCGGCTTCGAGAGCGCGGGCAACGGCGGACTTATGCGCGTGGCCGCCGTATGGGTTGCGGGCCTCACGACGGGGGCGCTGGCCCGCGAGTCGGCGGCGGTGACGGCCCTCACCCACGCGGACCCGCGCTGCGTTCACGCCTCGGTGTTCCTGACGGCCTTTCTGGAGGCGCTGGATACGGGAGCGGCCTACCGAGACGCGGCGGAGGCGGCGTTGCGGGTAATGGACGGGCTGGACGCCCTCGCCACGCTACGGGATGCCGAACTCCTCGGCTTGGACACCCGTGAGGCCCACGCCGCCTTCAAGGAGCGGGACCGCGCCGCCCGCGCCGGGGTGCGCGCCCGCGTCCGCTCCGGGCTGGAGGGGCATGTCACCTCGCAGAGCGGCTTCGTGCTGGACACGCTGGAGGCGTCGGTCGCCCACGCGCGCGGGACGGACTGGCTCGCCTGCGTGGAACCCGTCGTCCTGCGTGGCGACGACAGCGACACGGTGGCCTGCGTGGTGGGGGCCATTGTTGGGGCGCGCGGCCTGAGCCTCCCCGATCACCTGCTCCCACCCCTGCGGCTGGGGCACACGTGGCCGGGCTGGGAGCGGCATTGGGCGTGCGTCACGCACTTTCCGGCGGTGGTCGCGGGGGCACGGCACCGCCCGCCCGCCTGA
- a CDS encoding AzlC family ABC transporter permease — translation MVTASPPSPFWPAFGRGFRALLPLWLGMVPFGVAYAITARAAGLSVWETQLLSLTVFAGASQFAAAGLFGAGASGWGIVATTFLLNARHVLYGLSLARQVRLTRGERLVAAQFLTDEAYGVAVVSGPREPGGLSFGFLLGAELSLYAVWNAATLAGALAGAVLPDPAALGVGVVFPLAFLGLLVPVLTDRPAVAVALLSGLGAWGLSRVLPGGLVVLLAGVGGALLGAVLVTRRGGAGEGA, via the coding sequence ATGGTGACGGCCTCCCCTCCCTCCCCCTTCTGGCCCGCGTTCGGGCGCGGCTTCCGCGCGCTGCTGCCGCTGTGGCTCGGCATGGTTCCCTTTGGGGTCGCCTACGCCATCACGGCGCGGGCGGCGGGGTTGAGCGTGTGGGAGACCCAACTCCTCAGCCTGACCGTCTTCGCGGGGGCCTCGCAGTTCGCGGCGGCGGGGCTGTTCGGGGCGGGGGCGTCCGGGTGGGGCATCGTGGCGACCACCTTCCTGCTCAACGCGCGGCATGTGCTGTACGGCCTGAGTCTCGCGCGGCAGGTGCGCCTCACGCGGGGGGAACGCCTCGTCGCCGCGCAGTTCCTCACCGACGAGGCGTACGGGGTGGCGGTGGTGAGCGGGCCGCGTGAGCCGGGGGGCCTCTCGTTCGGCTTCCTGCTCGGCGCGGAACTCAGCCTGTATGCCGTATGGAACGCCGCCACCCTCGCCGGGGCGCTCGCGGGTGCCGTGCTGCCCGACCCCGCCGCGCTCGGCGTGGGAGTCGTCTTCCCGCTCGCCTTCCTCGGCCTGCTCGTGCCGGTGCTCACCGACCGTCCCGCCGTGGCGGTCGCGCTGCTCTCCGGGCTGGGGGCGTGGGGCCTGTCGCGCGTGCTGCCGGGCGGACTCGTCGTGCTGCTCGCCGGGGTGGGCGGGGCGCTCCTCGGCGCGGTGCTCGTGACCCGGCGGGGTGGGGCGGGGGAGGGCGCGTGA
- a CDS encoding AzlD domain-containing protein, which produces MSIPVVILLMWAVTYPARLLGLSLGRLRLPPFWLAFLRFVPVSVFAALIVPDVLGSPEWPRRLVGCVVGGLLMWRTRNLALGILGGFGAYWVARGVGL; this is translated from the coding sequence GTGAGCATCCCCGTCGTCATCCTCCTGATGTGGGCGGTCACGTACCCGGCGCGGCTCCTCGGCCTGAGCCTGGGTCGCCTGCGCCTGCCGCCCTTCTGGCTCGCCTTCCTGCGCTTCGTGCCCGTAAGCGTGTTCGCCGCCCTCATCGTCCCCGACGTGCTGGGGAGTCCCGAGTGGCCCCGCCGCCTCGTCGGCTGCGTGGTCGGAGGGCTGCTGATGTGGCGCACCCGGAATCTGGCGCTGGGGATTCTGGGAGGCTTCGGGGCGTACTGGGTGGCGCGGGGGGTTGGGCTGTAA
- a CDS encoding PASTA domain-containing protein encodes MTAQAGVIDGKYEVVRELAREGNLTLSEVRAGEGVTRRLAWFDIASPADRQGFHAYRTALRAISPAGLTDVVTRPGAYYAVWQPVAGMPLAEFAAQPRKQEETLEAVRALADQLAEHRYALPDADVVVDGREVRVAYLRPAPPERTAEEAARLNASALAGLNGGRVRRRRQPGAWLTFIPGLLLLGGAGYLGAQAAQIYLNPPVRDVVAVTGKGAQAAAESLTRAGFRVEYALGDASNVPIGAVIRQDPAGGTRLPVGRLVTLTVNNPPSLVVPRLEELTVAQARAALRDTALTLGQVVRVDGTLTRTPEGRIVAQVPEAGSNLQRGQPVQIMVSTGVRGQDTWIADLTGLSYDAAREHARAAGLVVNRVVERASDAPEDTVLEQTPAPYVRVRVGSPVTLTVATTRYTTPSRPADDLPLPPPVTPTTPPATPEAVPDPVPDTPTTQPLSPEQIPATPLTTPEGTATDPAAAEGARTVDFRYVFPSDLPAGSYTISVRDAGGEREILAATDSTQLAGATAEQRGISVTGDVVFVIRQNGVEYTTVTP; translated from the coding sequence ATGACGGCGCAGGCAGGGGTCATTGACGGCAAGTACGAGGTCGTGCGCGAACTCGCGCGGGAGGGCAACCTCACCCTCAGCGAGGTGCGCGCGGGCGAGGGCGTGACCCGGCGGCTGGCATGGTTCGACATCGCCTCGCCCGCCGACCGTCAGGGCTTCCACGCCTACCGCACGGCCCTGCGCGCGATCAGCCCGGCGGGACTGACGGACGTGGTGACGCGGCCCGGCGCGTACTACGCGGTGTGGCAGCCCGTGGCGGGCATGCCCCTCGCCGAATTTGCCGCCCAGCCCCGCAAGCAGGAGGAGACGCTGGAGGCGGTGCGCGCCCTCGCCGACCAGCTCGCCGAACACCGCTACGCCCTGCCCGACGCGGACGTGGTGGTGGACGGGCGAGAGGTCCGCGTCGCCTACCTGCGGCCCGCGCCCCCGGAGCGCACCGCCGAGGAGGCCGCCCGCCTGAACGCCTCGGCGCTCGCGGGTCTGAACGGCGGACGGGTGCGGCGCAGGCGGCAGCCGGGGGCGTGGCTCACCTTCATTCCGGGGCTGCTGCTGCTGGGCGGTGCCGGGTATCTGGGGGCGCAGGCGGCGCAGATTTACCTCAACCCGCCCGTGCGCGACGTGGTGGCCGTGACGGGAAAGGGAGCGCAGGCCGCCGCCGAGAGCCTGACCCGCGCGGGCTTCCGGGTGGAGTACGCCCTCGGCGACGCGAGCAACGTGCCCATCGGGGCCGTCATCCGGCAGGACCCCGCCGGGGGCACCCGCCTCCCCGTGGGTCGCCTCGTCACGTTGACGGTGAACAACCCCCCCAGCCTCGTCGTGCCGCGTCTGGAGGAACTCACCGTGGCGCAGGCCCGCGCGGCGCTGCGGGACACGGCCCTGACGCTAGGGCAGGTCGTCCGGGTGGACGGCACGTTGACCCGCACCCCGGAGGGCCGCATCGTCGCGCAGGTGCCGGAGGCGGGATCGAACCTGCAACGCGGCCAGCCCGTGCAGATCATGGTCTCCACCGGGGTTCGGGGGCAGGACACCTGGATCGCCGACCTGACCGGCCTGAGCTACGACGCCGCCCGCGAGCACGCCCGCGCCGCCGGGCTGGTCGTGAACCGGGTCGTCGAGCGGGCCAGCGACGCCCCGGAGGACACCGTGCTGGAGCAGACGCCCGCCCCCTACGTGCGCGTCCGGGTGGGCAGCCCCGTCACCCTGACGGTCGCCACCACCCGCTACACCACGCCGAGCCGCCCGGCGGACGACCTGCCCCTTCCGCCCCCCGTCACCCCCACCACGCCGCCCGCCACCCCCGAGGCCGTGCCGGACCCCGTGCCCGACACGCCTACGACCCAGCCCCTCTCGCCCGAGCAGATTCCCGCCACTCCGCTCACGACGCCGGAGGGCACTGCGACCGATCCCGCCGCCGCCGAGGGTGCCCGCACCGTGGACTTCCGCTACGTCTTTCCCAGCGACCTGCCCGCCGGGTCGTACACGATCTCCGTGCGCGACGCGGGCGGCGAGCGCGAAATCCTCGCCGCCACCGACAGCACGCAGCTCGCGGGCGCGACCGCCGAGCAGCGCGGTATCTCGGTCACGGGCGACGTGGTGTTCGTGATCCGGCAAAACGGGGTGGAGTACACGACGGTCACGCCGTAG